One Dioscorea cayenensis subsp. rotundata cultivar TDr96_F1 chromosome 19, TDr96_F1_v2_PseudoChromosome.rev07_lg8_w22 25.fasta, whole genome shotgun sequence genomic window, AGGTTTGTCTTTGATGATTTATAGTTATGTATGTCGTCTTTTGACAGATAAGGAGCTTGATATAATTGAAATGGCAGTCATCGCTGCGAGTTCTCTAATTGATTGTCAATGTATCACACATTTAGTACGAAAAATTGCATTTCAGATTTGTCTTCGATGATTTATCGTTATGTATGTCGTTTTTTGACAGATAAGGAGCTTGATATAATTGAAATGGCAGTCATCGCTGCGAGTTCTCTAATTGATTGTCAATGTATCACACATTTAATACGAAAAATTGCATTTCAGATTTGTCTTCGATTATTTATCATTATGTATGTCGTGTTTTGACAGATAAGGAGCTTGATATAATTGAAATGGCAGTGTATGGAGATGTAATTCGACCGGGAAATCAGTGTCGTTGCAGAACAATTGCTGAAATGCTTGGCCAAGTGAAGGCGAAAAGCCCATTGGCTGCTTGTGAGCTTCCATATAAAGAATCATCTTAATAGGTCAGATTATTGAACTCATGATTAGGAAAACAACTTTGATTTTTCACATTGTCATTCTGAATCTCTGATTGAAAAACATTGTCTTGTATGATGATCATAATTGTCATTCTAATGGAAAAGTATTCTCATAATCTTGCATGATTATCATAATTGTCGTTCGGATTGAAAAGAATTCTCTTGTATGATGATCATAATTGTCATTCTGATTGAAAAACATTGTGTtgtataataatcatatgtctCTGTGTTTGTTTTTTGTCCAAACAATGGAGTGCTTTTGCATTGAAATCTTAACTTTGTTTtatgaatgtattttatattcAGAAAATGTAAACAAATATAGAACATCACGGCTCTTAATtggttgaaattaattttatttatcaacatgcatttatatgaaaacaaattcatttttttaatgtagagataattatataacaaataattaaaaaacatttgtCGAAGATTAactaaagttttataaaaaagttatttattataaactGATCCATCaaaatacattattattttctttttaaaattatatcataaatacttattcattcatttttcttttaaatcaatttatatcTCTCAATGTATAAACAATTTtgagttttataaaatataaaatttactctataaaaagttttaaaaaactattaaaaaattatttaactcCTACCCTGGCAGGAGGCACCTGCtaaacataatattttcataCTAATTTGTTAAATTGCTACTAATTATGATCTTTTCATACTAATTTGTTAAATTACTAATAATGATGCCCCATATGAGATTATTGAATTTGttcttccttttattttattatttgtttaattatatcttttccCTCTATTGAAATTTTATGGTATCatgattcaaattcaaattgtatttaaaattaataaattataaagatttAGTGGTTTAtgtaatgtttattttatttgaattataatattataattatattaatcattTGCAATAGTGATAATGCATTTGaggtttattaaattataatttttaatataaatatttgcgCTATTTTGGGTCTCCTCCAACATCTAATGTATGTAATTTCTGAGACTTatgtattaaaatttatagaaggagcttccaatatatatatatatatatatatatatatattcttgtaaaACTAGTGCAAAAATAATTGAAACTTGAATGAATATAGatatgaatttatattatttaatcataactttagtgtgtatttttttaaaaggaaaacaaaattcttatgTACAATCTAAATGCAATTGTTGTGAATCATTGTTTtccttattttaaaattttatttgataataatcaattattttgataatttatcaataatatagataaatcatatcATTATCGTAATGCACAGACAGACGAGAAGTTAATACCTCAATCTATTTATATCATCATTTTGTGTGAATTGAGATAGCATAAATATCATCATTTTGTGTGAATTGAGATAGCATAAATATCTTACATGAGCTATAGTGCTCCTAATAGTAATATATCAAAAGATTATTAATTGcacaaacttttttaaaaaaaaataataattgagcTTTTCCTTTTACATGTAAAGTTAGCTGGTACTAACCAAGTCACTTgcataatattaaatatgatcactttattaaatataatcagTTTATTCAATGTATGTGGATTTGAAGTGAATGATCATAAATTacatgaaaaattcaaaagaaaagtaTCAGTCTTCTAATGTTACAATTGTCGGTATCTGTCcatgatcaacaaaatcaatCTTGTTCAATCTCAAACAGCAAAGAACTTGTTCTGGTAATTCCTCTTGTTTTTGTGCCTGCATTGATTATGTTTTACAAGTTGCAATTAATCACAAACATCGAATTGATTATCGGTTTCAATTCTATGAATTATTTTACCTGAATTGTTAACCCCCAATCAATAATACCATTTTTCAATCGCTCTCGAAATGCTTCAAGTCCTTTTCTTGATATGTAGCTGAAGCGATGAACATCAAGATCGATCTCAAAGTAATTTGGACCCTGAAAATAACATCGAAGACAATGTTCGATCTTAGCAAGATGCATTAATCATATGTTCACTGAAATGCcgatgaaaagaactaaagtgATTGGTTTTTACCCGGTAAAAACTATGTTGAGGGCGGGAAAGTACGGGTTTTTCATTATAAGCATGCACAAGTTTTTTTTCTGCAGAACTTAAATGAAGATCTTCCGGATTTACAATGCCGGCAATGATTTTCAATCTTTCTCTATAAGGTATAGTAGAGTCCATTGCGAATCCTTTTATCCTTTCGGTTTCATCATTTATAAATTTCTGCAACACAGTAAGAAATATCGGTCATCTAGTTTAGTAAAgagagttaaaaataaataaactcactGCAATGCTATCTTGAAAATGAGCGGAAACTTCGTTCTCATAATCTTCGGAAAGTTTGAAATACAATACAAGGCTCATTCCTTCACCATCACTGTCTCCAAGGAACATTGCAGCAGGATAAGTAGGCAGCTGTTGCAGAAAGATGTGCAtacaaatattacacaaatGACTAAATATAAAGCGGTGAAGTCGATATCAAACATGCCTGAATATTTACAATCAAGATTGAGGGCAGTTTTTCATGCGCTTTGACAAATGGAAGTTCGATGTGTTGAGCTATGTGATGTATTTTCCGGGGGCAAGTGAACAAATCTACaccaattggatgatatgcaaCATGATTTGGAGCAGGAGTTTTCTTCTTATCCCTGAACCATTGTCAAagttgtgaaaagaaaacacatgaaaagtaccaaaaaaatagttatagtGATTTAAAATGCTAGAGTTCATGCCTGAAATAGCTTTCTCCCCGGAGTTTGAATGTTGAAGGTTCAATTATGGACCAACATCCAGGTGTTTGCTCCTCCCCGGGAGAATACGGAACCGAAAGTCCTGCTCTTGGATGAAACAAGTATCGCTTTGAAGCACCTGATCCAATTCAGCATATCAATTCATGCAATGTGATACCGATATGACATAACAGTAATAAAGTGCTTACAGAATTCAGTAGTTTCATCACCACCATAAGATTTTCTCTTATAAGAAAGCTTGATAATTGCTGATTTTCTTTTCTGACTTGGAGGGCTAGCACTCGAAAAGATGTTGATTTTTGTCATTAATTCCGACAGAGGGAATGACTGGATGAGACTTCTCTCCCACCTCATGTTTGTCGTCTTTAGAGTCTTTTGTACTACTATATGAGTCTACTACTCTCTTCCTTCCTTGTGGATTCATAATTTTGATTCCATCAACTCCTTTGAACTCATCCACACCATCTCTTTTCGCAAACTGATCGACAGCCAAATGCCTTGGAGATTTATCACAGAAATCCTCTAACTTACAAATTGCATCCACAAACTTTGAAGCATTCTCATATTGTAGCATCTGTGCTCCAATTGAATTGCTTACAATTGGGAAGACATCTGAAGCAAATTAAAGAAGAGATATAATTTGATATCATTTGTActataaatattgataatgcCGAACATACTTTACCTCCATGAACACTACTGAAATCATCATCAGAATCAGACTCCAAAATACTGACTGAATCAAACCATGCTTCCTCTTGGCATAGACCTGCAAGAGCAGATTTTATACATTGTACATTCCTAAGATtatcggaaaaaaaaaaaagtaggagtTTGGTGAATGTACTATTGGCATTCATCTGAGTATGACGCCATTGCAGCTGAGTGAGGTGAAAAGTCAAATTAGAAACCTCAGAAATACGGCTACTTGTTCCGGCAGTCTCAACATGAAGTTCACTGAGCGCGAAATCAGCTGTGCAATTTCCATTCCTACCAGACTTGCCTTTTGGTGTACAAGGAATGGATGATGCAGAAACTCTCCCATGACATTTTCTCGATCGCAGCAGCCTCTTCCTTGTCCTCGGCCTTTTGTTCGATGTTGAAACACAGGCTCCCATAATGACAATTCTGTTTCATAtaacacaacaacaaaaatatgtaAACCCGGCATTCAAGATAACAGTTTGACATCGAAACAACAACAACTAAGGAGAGAAATTTCACCCCAATTATtcaggaaaacaaagaaatatttgGGAGCAAAGCAAGTGATAGAGATGATGAATCTTATGCTTCCTTGATATGCAAAGCAGGATAATTTAAGTACAAAGTCATCGCCGTGGAGTAGCTATTTATCAACAAGTTAAACATATAAACAATAAGCAACAAGACGTagataaatcaaacaaaactacCCAAACAGATACATCGCCAAAAGAGTGTGAGATTGGGCATCAAATGAaagctaatttttattttgtctgaTTAATTAGAGAAAGACGTTGAAAgagaaatcaaatcaatcaacaacaacaaacaactattaagacaaaaataataataataattaatcaaacagAGTGCTCAATCAGATgcatcaaaaatgaaaatttgttcCCTTTCTTTTGTCAGATTCATTACAAACCATAACTATtagcaaatacataaaaactCCTCCTTTTATCAAAGGAACAACATGATTAGAGAAACCAAATAgaaatttagattaaaaatcaaaactttagaGAACTCCGCTGTCTAGAAAACGATAAAGAGCTAGGAATTAGAAGAAAGGAGCAACCTTGATTTGAATCTAAATGAATTTGTACAGCAAATGAAGAAGAGATTGAAATGGCAAGCAGTGCACTTTCTTCTACACCGTCCTCCGGTGACCGGAGCTGACGACGCCGAGCTCCCGTCCGCcggagaaagagaaataaacgGAGAGCTATGGAGGAATTGGGCCAGCCATGAATTTATACTAGAGAAGTGGAGAAGAGAAAAGCCATGGTGATCACTGTCCACGTGGACTCTCTCTGAGAGTGACACATGAATGTATGACTTCCTTAttatattcaaaaattaattttaaatttttaaaataaaaaaataaatgttttatttattttttatttttggatatcCAACTACCGGCAAATGATACGAGTAGTCTTCTACTCTTTTTAGCTAGGATTGGTCTTTGCTACCAGAGGATAGTCTTCGCGGACCCTGCCTTTCCCATGCCCGGCTCTTGTTGTTTCTTTCTAGCATGTTTTcttcctatttttcctttttcctatTTATTTTTCGTGAGAGACTGCTATGTGTTTTTTCTGTCCAGTTTTTTTATTCCAGTTTGTTctgcatgttttatttttttcttttaataaaatagtggtttatccatttgtataaaaaaaaatatgatacgaGTTTTAAACTAGTCCggataaaagtttttttagaaagtaGACATCTTctgaaaaaaattacttatttaaaaaatagaagactcTGCCATTTAGAACAACTTCTATTGATaaaatatacttttattttaatattatattatatttatttataatctaagtattatttggtaattatttgcattttgattaataatttaCGAAATAACAAGGATAGAAGAATAttgaaattaaagaaattaaaagcacAAACGTGGGTGCAAATAATAGGTGCTAATTTGCTATACATGGTTCCATGATGAATATAAACATGTATAGATCTAAAtagttttggtttatttatgtCATATTATATGCATGAAAAGAGTAGTAGTGCTTGGCAAGCAAATAAGAGAATTAAGAAATATTCTTCTTTTTGGAAATAAACCAAgtgtttgcaaaaaaataaaactcatataataaaggataaatttatttatgaattactTCAATGAAAAATCATTCCACATTTGAAACAAattattcatctttttttaaaataaaattcatgtttattaaaattttgatttttttttagaaaaaaatattttgttaataataaacACAACTTTGAAATAGCTGTCtgacataaaatttaaataaatgacaaaaatgTGGATCCAAAATTAGGAATCCGTGGGGATTGATAGGCTATTCAACTACCCCTTGGTCTTGTTTAATTGTGTAACCAATTCATTGAGATGTTGCATGGTTGTTTcccactttattttatttattttatttgggtcCCATGTTTCATATCATGTCTATTTTGGTTTCTGTTTCATTTAACAAAGTGTGGGGtgggctttttttaaaaataaaaatgttcatGATCATGTGGGTGTATTTATGTATGCTTGAGAAAATAGTTACTACAAGAATCCTAAAAAAGGTAATTTTTATTGGCTTGGTAAATGGTTTATAATTTTGGATATACTTATCCTAATGAAATTAGTTGATGTTGAAATTAATTGAATCTATTGATATTTATATGCGGTATATTTTGAATTAAGCGTTTAATTCTAGAAACTAGATTAACAATGCTACtactaataattattaaatatttttcaaagtacAATGTTGATATGTAACTTTTAAAGACAATCAAATGAAAGTGTTCTAAAAGTTAATTATGTTTGGTGGCGAATATATGCTTCTGTCTTTTTTCTTGAGAGTACTAGAAAAATATCTAATCAtaactaatataatttatatttaataataatataaataaagaatactttttatacatattttgttCCGTTAAAGATGAGCGAAAAGTAACACTAATCAAATtggttaatttattaaatttaaattcttcttataaaataaaaatattctaaaaaaaagtcATGTAACTTATACCTACTTTATTCTCAAATTGGTATCGAAACATTTTAAATTACGATCAAAGTATTAGTCTACACttgaataaatttttctatattattattattattaatttctcttattaaatatgaattatGTTGGTTCATATGGTATCATTTCAAAGACAAACAAatgacccattttgttaagaAGGGCCCTCTAATGCATGGCTTTTGGGAGATGATCAATCAAGTAGTACCTAACTCCACCTATGTTTTGATGGGAATTAATGGTGGTTTGCACTTAAacatcttttcattttattaaaagatatcATTTGAttctaataatttgtttattttgattaatgtATATAAATTATTGCTTAAGCATCCTAATTAGTGGTCCCTTATGTTCTAAAGTTCCTTAATGGTTGAGCATATGATATgttttaataacttttttacTGTGTCAACACATATATAGCTCTTGCATGAttaatcacatatatatatatatataagaaggtgcttgaaataaatttaattaaacccacaatcaattattcatttatattattttgccaTCATGCTTATGAAATTCATGCAAAATATATGACTCactgtttattatttttgactttttaaacataataaatatttattatttattatttattcatttttataaaatttagaaaaaaacaaacatgatGTCTCACAATTTGTTACTTTTGACtttatattcataatatttttttaatgttttaaaaataacgATATTGTTACTTTATTATAGTCTGGTTTAGTATAAAATGAACTTACAACTTAATATTAAGTTTGATTTTATGATTATAAGTTCAAGTGCGTGTGTGTATATGGGATCGTTACTatacaaaaatttcattttaataattttgagatgaaatcctaaatttttatattttttaagatatatatacatatatatatatacacgtgtGTGTAATTGCATGTATGCCCCATAAAGAGAACATTTTTATATAAGtactttcaataaaataaaataaaagactttAATGAAAACCACTAAACTCATTTAACAAAACCTAACCTTAATGGTAATGGGTGAGAAGTCTACATCATGGCTAATTAGTTTTGAATGCATGGAGGacaagcaagaagaagaagaagaagaagaagaagaaagaatataattaattagtagAAAAAGTGGAGGCCATGCACAATGCTTGGTCTCTTAGGAAGTGCAATGGATAGATGcactttattataaataaagacCAAAAGAAAGGTAGTAAGGTTCCATCATCAAGCATCAACTCTTTTTCCTACCATGTCCTCTACATAACCTACTTCAATCTATACAATAATAGTAACACCTTATAATTTtccttaaaattaaatatttgtgtGTGCGTGTGCGTATGTATAACAAATTATTATGGTTATAAATATGGGTGCTAAGaaccttataaatattataaaattattttttataatattaataataatattattctttataAGATGGAGAAACGATGCATCTCAGATAATATTGTGAGAGTCTCAATTTCACTTAGCAAggaaaaattatcaattttctAATATGAAAATAGGATCTCTCAAAATCATTAAGTATATACAAGACGTCATTTGTAAACATCCGTAGAACATCAGTAGAgacaaaaaagtaaaagaaaaaatatgtatgattaGCTATTAGAAAGAGAGGGCATAAAGAGAGGGAGGCATTTGAATTTATAGAGGTTCCAAAGAAAATTGtgagctcatatatatatatatatatatatatatattttgaaaacttgCGTTGATGAGTTCCCTTTCCTgtgagtggttttttttttttaacatttatttttatttacttatttatttatttatttttaaaacttttttactgagagataaatttttatgaaataaaagcTATGAGTTTGTTAGGTCATGCTGTTGGAACTTGGAAAGGACTTGTgttgatttaataatttaattttagttaatgaaaaaaaaatatacatgtttaatcttttaatatataatatttttacagaGTTTCCTTGAAACTCGTTTGCACATAAATACTCCTAAAAACATCAAtgagaaaaataagtaaattgcTTTTCTAACTtacaaaatgtttattttataaaaaaattatttttcttattaaaattattataaaaaaatattcttaaaacCTAGATTGGTAATATTATCTTACTGTTGATTGATAAcgcattcttcttcttcttttttatttaaatatattatgagtgatctatcttttttttttaaaaatattatctttttagtgatttgttttattccggatatctttaattaatgtggTTTAATCGTTAATGAGTGTTTTACAATGAGGCCCACTTCAAAAAAGAAACATCGAACCACGGCCCATAtattgatatgtatatatatatatataataggccCAGTGCTTATTTTAATAGATATCTTCACATTTgggctttatatatataataataataataaaacatttttttattatatgaagatgaagaggcaACCTCTGATAAAGAAGGAACACTAtttctaatataataataataataataataacttttattatTGATGCTGacatctatttaaaaaatgattttaaagacCCTATTAGAAacattgttaaaaatatttttaaaaatttattaaaatttttcaaattagaaagccacatataatatttttattatttaaattcaatggtatataattttttccatCAACTCTTCACATATACATAATCCTATAAATATACCTTTAAaggtctcatatatatatacctttattttttaaaaaataaaaattactttattGCATGAATTCCTTTACATGTGCATGTATACATGCAAAACaggaatttcttttcttttatttcttttttttaataaaaaaatgtaaacaaattatgttattaatatttgtatCAATCCTTAATTTGTGTGGTCATGTGACAACCAccaattttttccttcttttttaattgaGAATTTATAAAAGTTTGGTCACTTTTTACATGTAGCCTCACATGCACTTTAAAAGCTTTTTCTCCGCTTGTGTTTTTGGATCAGaccatctttttatatatatatatatatatataacgtgTGATAAACATTTGAATGAttaaattggatttttttttgtatttaagaaaaataaagaaaatgaaaatgagaaaaactGATCGAgagtgattttttatttgacttGGATTTAAAGATACGATTATGATCTGATTTTTATCGAagcaattttttatgaaaaattataaaagtaaatGATGAATAcctcaattttaattattttagtattttaaaattattaacttcattagatgaaaaataaataaatttcagttATACAATAATGTGgcattaactttaaaaaaactatCATATATTAATCCATAAATTCCAAAAgtaccaaaattaaaaaaaaaaaacattaatttatgtGTGAAAAAACAAACCtccattaaaaacaatattaaatataacCAACCCTACATGTGGCTTATTcacatattttaataaaataataatttaataattaaaaagttttcataaattttttatattaaattaaatttttttttaaaaaaaacagtcACAATGTGACTCCATTCCTAAAACTCGTCATGCATTACATCAAACTAACCTTTTCTACTAATTTAATTAGCAAGCAAACATTGagacttttatgttttttatttactatttttataccAACTCATATAAATTAATACCTTCTTATCTTGCAAAAAGTTAAAGTTCcaacttattaattttttaataaaacctatTTTTTTAGATCCTATTTGTAGTCTTAATCAcataagttttattattatatatgtgatGTGACATTACacaactacaaaaaaaaattactcacaaaaaaataactgtacttttcttacatttatATGCtacaaaatgttttaaaatggATTAAAAGATGAATTGAGGCATTTAATCCAAAATtaagaagggaaaaaaatattttctcttgaaattaaatatttccgTATCTATCATTTTCACAATcctttattttgctttatttaCACAATAAGTTTATATTAACACATGTCATTTgttaacaatattataaaatatatttatttaaattaaatacataaaatatacTATGAAAGATAAAAcattaacattaataaa contains:
- the LOC120249460 gene encoding LOW QUALITY PROTEIN: uncharacterized protein LOC120249460 (The sequence of the model RefSeq protein was modified relative to this genomic sequence to represent the inferred CDS: deleted 1 base in 1 codon), giving the protein MGACVSTSNKRPRTRKRLLRSRKCHGRVSASSIPCTPKGKSGRNGNCTADFALSELHVETAGTSSRISEVSNLTFHLTQLQWRHTQMNANSLCQEEAWFDSVSILESDSDDDFSSVHGDVFPIVSNSIGAQMLQYENASKFVDAICKLEDFCDKSPRHLAVDQFAKRDGVDEFKGVDGIKIMNPQGRKRVVDSYSSTKDSKDDKHEVGEKSHQSFPLSELMTKINIFSSASPPSQKRKSAIIKLSYKRKSYGGDETTEFCASKRYLFHPRAGLSVPYSPGEEQTPGCWSIIEPSTFKLRGESYFRDKKKTPAPNHVAYHPIGVDLFTCPRKIHHIAQHIELPFVKAHEKLPSILIVNIQLPTYPAAMFLGDSDGEGMSLVLYFKLSEDYENEVSAHFQDSIAKFINDETERIKGFAMDSTIPYRERLKIIAGIVNPEDLHLSSAEKKLVHAYNEKPVLSRPQHSFYRGPNYFEIDLDVHRFSYISRKGLEAFRERLKNGIIDWGLTIQAQKQEELPEQVLCCLRLNKIDFVDHGQIPTIVTLED